The genomic DNA CcgttttattttataataattttaatcaaaattactacaactgtctaataatatttaataagtttaattaaagttaaattacttttaaattaaaataaaataattttaattaatatttaaattgttttgatcaattttagttataattaataattttgactaaattaCTCTAATTATTTTAGAACAAGAGTAATATTAAAATATGATCGACCACGCCCGCCTCCTCGCCGTCGTCTGCGCCGGGTTCAAGTCCCTCGTCGACCGCGCCAACGCCGCCAGCCTCCTCATGGACATTCTCCCCTCGCGCGTAACTTCTTGGTTGCGCACAGCGTGCTGAAGGATCCGGTGGTGCGCTGCCTCCTGGAGCAGTGGCCGGAGCCAAACTGCTCCAGTCTGATTCCTGCACGTCGTGAACGAGGGACGTCGCAACGGTGCAGAAGCAACGTGGCGTCCGCGCCGCGCGTCGCCGGACGAAGAAAATCCGTCTTTCGAATCGATTTTTGGATATTTCTTTGTCTGCCTGAACGAACTTTCCTTTCCTCCGCTAGAATCTCTCGCATCAGTGGCACCGTAAGCTCGCAGCGAGCGATTTGCAGGTGTTACCGCGAGCTCGATCACAGTGGCCACGAGAGACCTCGTAGCCTCGAGCAAGGTCACTCGCAACCGTGAGTGAGGCCGCTCGCGGCCTCGATCGTTGCAGCCTCGATCGCGATGGCCGCAAGCGATTTTGATCGCAGCGGCCGCGAGCCGGCCGCTCGCGGACGTGAGTGACCTCACAGAGGCCGCGACTGACCTTGCTTCCGCCTCGCCTCGCTGCTGCTGATGCCATGAACTTCacttctttccttattttttagagattttttgTCACCTTGAATTCCTCTACTTCTTCAATCCACCCATATCCATAGAGTAAACAGAGGATCAAGCCAAGTTTTTGCAACTATTCACCTAAATGATTGAAGACATTGGTCTAACCTCCAAAGCATTTGGAATAGATCATCAATTAAAAAgtaagctcatgcactaggggaAGACTTAGTCAAGCTAAACCTGGAcacctaaataaaaaaaaaaaaaaaaaaaaaagtaagaagaAGTAAACTCATCCAATGTAATAAGAGCATTCATAATGCTCTAGTGTTATAACACTTATCACATCATCAAAAAGCATGAGGCCCACTACCACGTATTCATTATAACAACATCCTTCTTTCACTCACATCTCTTTTAACGTTAATACTCATTATTCATGGACCCCACCGTCAACTCACTCATTTTAACATTAtaccatattaaataaatatgttttaaaatatttaaattattattattttttaataatgattttatgtttaaaaataaaattttattattttttcaaaaataaaattaattttttaaaatatttattaaataaaataaatgtttatgagAAAACAAAATTACAATGTTAGGAAAACGAAATTATGAAGTTAGGAAAATGAAATTACAACTAAACACCTAAAATTATAAAGTTGGGAAAACGAAATTACAACTGAACACCTAAAATTATAAAGTTGGGAAAACGAAATTACAACTGAGCGACTAAAATTACAAAGctggtaaaataaaatttattttaaatattaattcatGGATTGTTGTTGTATTGCCCCCAGATATGCTCAACTAAGTCGGCGCGAAGTTGGTGATGAACTTGAGTGTCACATAGCTCAGAATTTGTTCGAAGATAATCCTGAAATCCTCGGTTTGAGCCATGGATAGGTTGTGCGAGTTCGTCACCTTCTTCGTTATACCAATTTGTCACGTTACCTCCCTCATCCTCAACAATCATATTATGCAAAATAATGCATGCTAACATGATTTGTTTTAACCTTTTCCTATACCAATACCGAGCTGAACCTCTGACAATCGCCCATCAAGATTGGAGCACCCCAAATGCCCGTTCAACATCTTTTCTTGCAGACTCTTATCTTTCCTTAAACAACTTCCTCTTGGGATCCTCCGGACAAGGAAAAGCCTTAACAAAAGTAGTCCACTCGGGATATATTCCATCTGTTAGATAATAGCCCTTCGTATATGTAATGTCGTTCACCGTGAAATTAATCTCCGGCATATTTCCTTGCAAGACGTTGTTGAATATGGGAGATTCATATAACACGTTAATATCGTTACGTGAACCGGCGACCCGAAAAAATGCATGTCATATCCACAAGTCATGAGACGCGACCGCTTCAAGTACGATTGTTGGTGACCCATTCCCCCTTGTAAATTGACCTTTCTAAGCaattggacaatttttctatttccaGTGCATACAATCAAGACTACCTAACATGCCAGGAAAACCATGTCTCTCATCATGCATTTGTAGAAGACGTTGAACATCATCAGCATTTGGCCTTCTCAAGTACCTATCACCAAATATTTCAACAACGTATTCGCAGAACTTGAAAAGGCACCTGATGGCAGTTGATTCACCCATACATAGGTACTCGTCAAGATGATCGGCGGGGACTCCATAAGCCAGTTGACGAATCGCAGCGGTGCATTTTTGTAGTGGTGACAACCCTTTTCTTCGTACAGCATCATCCCTTTGTTGAAAAAATGCTGAATGATTCTCTAATGCATTCACTATGCGGAGGAATAACTCTCTTCGCATTCTAAATCGTCTTCGAAATATTTCATCGTGATATACCGGGGTTATAGAGAAATAATCATTGACGAGTCTCTCATGCCCGGCTTCACGATTTCTTTGGACGAATCTTCTTCTGCGCGTGTCCCTCCTCTGATATGCTTCCATAAGTTGTTGGTGTTGTTGAAGAACCGATAACATCAGTTCTTCACCCGGATCATAAGCTTGCTCATCGATTTCAACATGAACTTTGTCTTCGCTTGTCGAGCTGGAACTTGAGCTAGAGTTGCCTGTAGAATGAGACATTTTTGGAGGAAACATATTTTAGTATATGTGTTTGAGAAATGGTATGATAgtctatatatattgtttttctcATACAACGATTTTTTTAAACTAGCCGTTAAAAAGTAAccgttttattaaaatttataaattaaatagccgttgtttttttttaattagccgttggcttttttaattaaatatctgttgtctttttctaattttaaaatttataaatttaaaataaaaaataaaaaatatatatagcatGGGGGTGGGCCAAGGCTGGCCCACCCCTATGCAGCTTGAACGCGTTCAGATCATTGAACGCGTTCAAGCGTTTAATCTTAACGCGGCGTTCTGTAACGTCACGTTAAAGTTACAGTGATGTTATAACACCGCTTTAACGAGGCGTTGCGGATGGCCTAAGTAGCCAAAACAACAATGAAGATCATGATACATCATTAGATCTTTGACTAGTCTAAGGCAAGAATGTTTCGCTTTCTGGTCATTTTGATACCATCGATCTAGTACTTCTCGGTATTTACAGTGTCGAATCGATCGTCTCAGGCCAACAGTACAGAAAGTTGGATGCCAGCGAAAAGTTTAAATCAAATATCAGTGAAAACCAGGGGATGTCTCTAATGATGAAGTCGAAGAGAGTAACTCTTGTTGCTACCTCGTGAGTCTTGAGACAATTTGGAACGAGGTAGTTTTGGTAGGATATATGGAGGAATATTTCAATCATCTACCACAAAAGTTTGTTTGAGAGTACTGCAATTCAAGCACCAACGCATCTACCCTATCTTTTGTGCATTTCAACTTCTTTCCTACAGGGTTGTGCAATACTTTTGTGATCTGCAACACCATAATTGTACTCTGCTAGCCAAATCTATTAATTAGGACAACTGTAATAATTGGGAGAATAAAAACTAACTCCACATCTGACACAAGATTTGCAAAATGTTCAGATATTGGGATCCCGACAAAGCTCAAGTATCTGCACCATGAACGAACGATTCAAAACACAGGAGCACAATACAGAAAAAGCAATCAGACGAAATCAGTGACAGCCATTAATATATCGTCGCTAATTAATAATGAGATTAATTTTTTTCGCTGTTTAGTAATGAAATATAATATTGCATCGCTAGGGCCTTTACATTTAGTCATCGGAATCGCTAAACCACATTTTTATGATTGATTAACGACAAGGGACTAATATACTGTCCAACACTATTAGCGATGGATTAATTTAAATCTCTCACTAATAGAGATAGATTAATTAAGCGTTCGTCGTTGATAGATTAATTGATTTCTGTTGCTAGTCCTTAGTATTTTAGCCGATGGAAAATATCATTTTTCGATGGATTAGCAACGGATAATCCGTCGCTATTAGTAACGGATTAATATATTTTCCGTCTCTATTAGTGACGGATTAGTTTATTTCTTCCCTGCTCCAGCGATTCGAGTACTCCGGTAATCTCTCCTCCCTCTTCTGGCTTCTCCTCCTCCCACCTTCGGCTTCCCcactaaaaaaaaactaatatttaGCGACGAATTATTTTGTCGCTAACATATCCATTTTCGTCGCTAACATATATTTGCGACGATAACTTTTCGTCGCTAGAATCGTCGTTATAAGCTTGTCGTAAACATTTATTAGTGACGAATATTTTATGTTTCGTCGCTAATATGTTAGCGACGTGATGAACCCGTCGCCGAACCATGTTGATTCGTCGCCAAAATGTTAGCAACGAATTAATATAATTTGTCCCTAACGTAATTGTTTGCGACGAAATATATTTAATTTGTCGCCAACACGTTAGCGACGATTTTTCTGATTCGCCGCTAACCGATCAAATTTCGCCGCAATATGTTTAATACACTTGACTGGTTAGCGACGAATCTGTATGAAATCGTCGCTAACGTGTAATATTAGCGACGAATTCCTATAGATTCGTCGCTAACATGCAATATTAGCGACGAAATAATATCTATATTCGCCGCTAATAATACATGTTAGCAACGAATTTCCACAAATTCGTCGCTAACCCTCGTTTttttataaagtttttttttattttcaatcatATCCTGTATACAAATTTACAAACTCATACAATCATCACAACTCTAACAACAATATTCACAACAATTACAACTATAACAATAATATTCACAAACTTATACAAGTACTAGCTCtaacaacaaattcacaaataaaCTCACAAACAACTCATTCTTCTTCAAAGTATAGGTTCACAACTCTAGTGACATTTACAAACAAGAGATGCAAGTACTCAACATCAAAATCTAACAACAAGTAACATAACATATAAAGTACACAACAAGTAATAAGTTCAAAACATCAAATTCACATCCAAAAATCCGAACGAGTGCTCAACATATCTTGTCTTGATTTCACTGATGCTAACTCATCTTGGGTGCTTGCTAATTGAACTTTGGTGTTTGCTAACTCTTCTTGGATGGATTCAAGTTTCTCATACAATACGGTGTTAGTTGATCTGGATGATGAGATAGCATTTGAAAAAGTAGATCTAACTGGCTTTGGCTCACTTCCAAGTCTTCTAATGTATCCCGAACGAGTTTCCGTGATGAGTTTCCGTGAACGAGTTTCGCGCATTTGAAAAAGTAGACCTAACTGGCTTTGGCTCATTATATCTTGAACTTTCGCCGCTAATGCTAATTATTAGCATCAACAATAGAAAACTTGTTACTAATATATTATCGACAATTATTCCGATTCCAATTTCGCCGCTAATAATACTGATTAGCGACGAAAGTTTCCGGGTTGGTCGCAAATAAATACGAATTAGCGGTGAAATTTCTAATTTCGCCGCTAATCCGTTTTAATAACGAACCCACCCAATAAAACATTAACGGCGATTAATTTAATTCGCCGCTAATACTAAACTTTTAGTGACGAATATGCTAAACTCGTCGCAAAAATTAATgactttatgaaaaattaaaattttaatattattattagtgACGAACTTGTATTTCGCCGCTAATAGTCCGATTTAGCTACAAACTATAATTGCGTCGCTAATATTTCGTCGCTATTTTactattttcttgtagtggatcCTCCTCTGGCATTTAAGtactcctcttctcctcctccagcaCTACTCGAGAAGAGCTAGCTGTGGCTAGCACTGTTTAGCCGGTGCAAGCAACAATCGAGCAGTGCCAGTTGCAGCCGACACTGTTCGACGACCGCGGTTGAGCAATGCCTGTCGCAGTCGACATGGCTCGACGATCGTAGTCAAGCAGTGCCTGCCGTAGTCGACATTGCTCGGCAGCTGTGGCCGACATTGCTCCACGGCCATAGCCAACACTACTCGACGGCCACAGCCGACACTGCTCAATGACCGCAGCCAGCACTGATCGAGCGTCACTGACACTGGATGACATCTTATTTGCATAGTTCGATAACTTGATAGATAACTTGCATAGTTTCATGAGACCTAAATGATTTAAATATAATCATGCTTAGTTTGACATGATTAATcatgttggaaattttatttccatTAGGATATAAtatatatgaacaaagcttggatgtacaatatATCAGACAATGGATTTATTAGTCAAAATTTTTTTACTGGGGTTGAAGAGTTGGTGAAGTTCACTAAGTCTCATCCAGAATATTTGAATGGTGTCGAGTTAAAGTGTCAATGTAATCAATACAGATGTAGAAATACAACTTTCCGTGATGAGGATATAATGAAAATCCATATATGCAGGTATGAGTTTGTTCCAAATTAGTACAACTGATATTGTCATGGAAAGTCGTATGTATTTGATCAAATTGGACCTTCCGTTGCATCTTCATCCTACTCGATTGCTCCAAAGGAATCATCAAGGCATGCactgcaatgcaatcaatggctCAAGATCCTAACATGAATGCATATGATCAATCGAATATAGAGGAAACACCTGCACCCAAAGTTCAGAAAATATATGACATGTTGAAGGCTAGTAAAAGAGAATTGTGGAAATGCATTCCTTCTAGTCATTCTCAACTATTAGCTACTGCAAGATAACTAAATATAAAGGCAGAACATCATTTCTCGGAATGAGGTTACGATGAAATaagtcaattgatgtcagagttgctccccgTTGATAGCTGCACGACTGATAGCTTCTACAATACAAAGAAATTAATAAGAAATTTGAGTTTGTAGTAGAGAAAATTTATTGTTATATTAATAATTGTATGATCTTTTGAAATAAAGATAGCGAACTAATAGAATGTAGAATGTGTAATCACCCTCATTAAAAGCAGAGTAGTCGCATGCTTgggaaggagaagaaaaatattCTCTTGAAAGTTATGAATTACTTCTTGTTAACTGCTAGGCTCCAACGTTTGTATACATCTACCGCAATAGGAAGCCACATGAAGTGGCATCAAAATGATGTATATGAAGGAATATAATGTGTTATCCTTGTAACTCGCTTGcgtggaaacatcttgatacaacaTTTTCCTCCTTTGTAATGGAACTGCGTAATGTGAGACTTAGACTTTTGGTAGATGGATTTCAGCCATTTGGAAATTATGGATAACAATATGCATCTTGGCAGTTATATTAACATCATATAACTTACCTCTATGGATGTGCATGCAAGACGAACTTATGTTTTTTATTGTGCTTATTTCAAGCCCTCAAAATCCAAAAGGAtaaatagatatttttttacAACCTTTGATTGTTGAGCTGAACCATTTATGGAATGTAAAATCTGAGACTTATGACATTGCAAGTAAATCTAACTTTACAATGCATGCTGCTTTGTTATGAACGATTAATGATTTTTcaacatactcaatgttgtcaggaTGAAGCACGACTAGCAAGTTAGCTTGTCCATATTATATGAGTGAGTCTAATGCATTTTCATTGTCTTGTAGTGGAAAGATAtcctggtttgataatcatcaaaAAATTTTACTAGTTGATCACTCATTCAgacaaaataagaaaattttcaaaatgaatgaAATAGTTAGAAAACTTTCTCCAGTATCGAAGTCAAGTGAAAAAGGTCTTGATAAAATTGACATTTATTAGATTTTTACCAGTATGTCAAGATGGTTCTGATGATATAAATAAGTACATTGTTAAAGTAAACAAGTATGATTGGAGGAAAAGAAGTATATTTTGGGAGCTACCATATTGAAATCATTTATTTATTTGGtataatttagatgtgatgcatgttgagagaAATTTTTTCGATAACGTCTTTAATAATGTGATGAATGTTCATGAGAAAACTAAAGATACAATAAAATCACATGAGAAATTAAGATAATTAGTAAATAGACCtgagttgcatcagaatgaaatAACTGATAAATATTTAAAAGCAtgttatacattagacaaagaaTGTAAGCAAGCATTATGTACTTGGTTGAAAGCAATCAAAATTCCTGATGGATATATCTCACTGTGTTGATACGAACAGATTAAAAATGTTTGGAGCGAAGAGTTACGATtatcatgtattcatgcaaagactaaTTCTAATAGCTTTCTATGACCTACTTTCTAACAATATTTAGCAAGCACTTAACATAATTGAGtctttttttcaaagatttgactTCAAGAGTTATTATGATATCAGATATGCTTCGGTTTCAGACAGACATTCCAATAATACTATGTAAACTTGATCGAATATTTCCACCtaatttttttgattcaatgaaacatctACTTTTTCATTTATCTTATGAGACACGACTAGGTGGTCCTATGcaatacagatggatgtatccatttgaaagatttatgaagatattaaagaataatgctcgtaacaaagcaagagttgagagATCAATATTTAATGCATATTGGTTTAAGAAGCAACTTTTTTCTAttcttattattttgctgataatgtgaAAACCAAACATTGTAAGTGTCCTCGAAATTCTGATTATACTCAACCAACAAACACatagatgctttctattttcaagtttcctggTAAGACAATAGGTGCAACTATTTCTAAATagttaaatgaacaagaatatcaTACTGTCAGGACATATATACTCTTGAACTGTGAAGATGTCAAATCATACATAGGGTAATAGTTTaagtatatatatacatacaataTTGAAGAATATTTGACATGTTATCTAATATGTCTTCAAATTACCTTTTTTGACAGCTTGTACAAATAACAACTAcatctacaaaatccatcaataatTGCAAGTAAGATAGAGATCAAGTTAGAAGATGAATTTGcatattgatttcaaatttatttaagttagcgattaaattatttattacaatGTAACTGTATGATATATGCATCTAATTTATATAATAACTATTATAATAAGTGAATgaccgtagaatatcaaatgtgtaaGATGAAAGATTAAAAAATCTTGCATTAGGACCTTTCCGTAACATAACAGTCTGCTCAGGCATTATGTTAATGAATTCAAATTTCATGTGGCCCTACACGATTCACAAAGGCTTACGTATAATTCTAGTGTTTGCGTAAAAGGATCAACAAATAACAATGAGATTTAATTTGATTATTATGGTAGATTTGAGGAAATCAAGAAGGTTGAGTATCTAGCTTTACCTTTAAAAAGGTGTGTATTGTTTAGATATCCATGGTATGATCCAACTCCAAGAATAAGTACCAAAATACATCAtttctataatttagttgaggttaacgtaaataaaagattcaacaagtttgagTCTTTCATCTTTGCAGTACAAGCCGATCAAGTATTCTATCTTGAGTACCCAGTAAAGACAAAACCTAGTGAATGGTTAGCAGTGTGTCGAATAAAATCTCGGTCAATCATAGAAATGTCGAACACTATATCTGCCCAAAGTcatgatgcatatcaaaatcAAGAAGTTGAGATACACTCAGTTGATTCAGAAATACAAAACCTAGTGAATGGTTAGCAGTGTGTCGAATAAAATCTCGGTCAATCATACAAATGTCGAACACTATATCTGCCCAAAGTcatgatgcatatcaaaatcAAGAAGTTGAGATACACTCAGTTGATTCAGAAATACAATCCACGTCATAACTACTTGTAAATATGAATGTCACTTACGAGAAAATAAATGATAGAGAGATGTCTAGTAGTGAGGAGGTTGATGAACCAATGAAGTCTAGCGATGAAACTTATAAAATGTTAATTTAGTTTATTCAAAATGACATCAAGTGATTAAAAATGATTAACAATGTCATAACATAATGTAtgaattttcttataatttttttttcatctccCTAATTAGAAGGcaatattatttcaaatgtgTATATTATACTTATTATTTACCATATATAGTCATGCAATCAGCATATAGAGCATATTATGACCAAACTGTTTTGAGTGTTGTTGGTGACTGGTAAATAATTATGTATTTAGTAATTATTCCAGTACTTTATCTTCTTTTTATTTATCACACATATTTCATACATGATATTTTTCCACGCAACTTTGTCCTAGATGGTCACCAGGTAGCATCTTACATATCAAAAAAGTTTAGAGAATGTTTGCCCCCCACTAGTATTACATAGCAGCTCGTAGAcaaggacatgaaaattttttattatggTGATTTTTTTAGTAAGTATTTTGAATAGAAAACGTATTTGCACTAAGAATGAGAgattataagaaaagtatattatGATCTAATCGATAATCTAATCTCAATAAAATGTTACAAAATTAGCATATCAATCAAGCTTAAGTATTCGCACTAAGAATGCATGATTTAAAACATATGTAACCATCAACAGAAGCAAAATCTTGTACAGGAAGAGAGATTACAAGAAAAGTATATTATGATCCAATCAATAATCTAATCTCAATAAAATGTTCAGATGACAAAACTTAAGTATTTGCACCAAGAACAAATGATACAGGAAGAGagactaagaaaagtatattatGACCCAATATAATCTAATCCCAATAAAATGTTCAGATATTAAGATATCAATCAAGCTTAAGTATTTGCACTGAGAACGCATGATTAAAAAAACACAGAAGTACGATATATAACCAATCAAAAGAAGCAAAATCTTGCTCAGGAAGAGAGATTATAAGAAAGTACATCTGATTCAATCAATAATTCAATGTCAAAAATTGTTCCGACGTTACGATATCAGCCAAGCTTAAGTACTTGCACTGAGAAGgcatgattgaaaaaaaaaaaaagagtaggaTATGAAACCAATCAATAGTAGCAAAACATTGTACAGGAAGAGAAACTACAAGAGAAGATTATCCAATCCAATCAATAATCTAATGCTAATGAAATGTGTAGATCTGAGGATATCAACCAAGCTAAGTAATTGTGCCAGGAAGGCTTGATTAAAGACAAtagcaaaaatatatatatctacaGGAAGTGAGATTAGGAGAAAAACATATCTAATCCAATGAATAATCTAACGTCGAGAACATGAGAAAACATAGATTGGACAACCTGAACACTATTGTGCAAATATAATGGCACACAAATTGATCAAGCTAGCGACGCCTATTTTGTTTTTCATCATCTGAGGAATTTGAATAAGATGAATTGTGACACGTGAAACACATTACATTTTAAAGAAACCAATTTGAAAAGATTCACATAGAAGAATCAACCACTAAAAAAACCACATTAAACAGAGAAGAGTAGAGAGCAAAGTGGTGAACCATCTTATTGATAACTTCCTTATTGTTCCTTCAAAGCTCATTTTGTCATCATAACCTTGACAAACTCGTCGTAGTTGATCTGGCCATCGCCGTCTACATCAGCTTCACGGATCATGTCATCGATTTCATCATCCGTCAACTTCTCGCCGAGATTACTCATGACAATGCGAAGctcggcagaggagatgaaaccGTTCTGATCCTTGTCAAAAACTCGAAAGGCTTCTTTCAACTCCTCGTCCGAGTCGGTGCCGTTCAGCTTGCGAGCCATCAGATTGAGGAACTCGGGAAAGTCGATTGTCCCACTGCCATCTGCATCGACTTCATTTATCATCTCCTGTAACTCTGCCTCCGTAGGGTTCTGACCCAGTGAACGCATCACAGTCCCGATCTCTTTGGTAGTGACG from Zingiber officinale cultivar Zhangliang chromosome 4A, Zo_v1.1, whole genome shotgun sequence includes the following:
- the LOC121971439 gene encoding calmodulin-like isoform X2, translating into MAEKLTGDQISEFKEAFSLFDKDGDGCVTTKEIGTVMRSLGQNPTEAELQEMINEVDADGSGTIDFPEFLNLMARKLNGTDSDEELKEAFRVFDKDQNGFISSAELRIVMSNLGEKLTDDEIDDMIREADVDGDGQINYDEFVKVMMTK
- the LOC121971439 gene encoding calmodulin-2/4-like isoform X1, whose translation is MAEKLTGDQISEFKEAFSLFDKDGDDYTRLKSFDFDFDILFFFVHISAGCVTTKEIGTVMRSLGQNPTEAELQEMINEVDADGSGTIDFPEFLNLMARKLNGTDSDEELKEAFRVFDKDQNGFISSAELRIVMSNLGEKLTDDEIDDMIREADVDGDGQINYDEFVKVMMTK